One window from the genome of Sandaracinaceae bacterium encodes:
- the sppA gene encoding signal peptide peptidase SppA, which yields MRLLAFLLACSLPSTALAQWDRETSPVDLPGYSVTTPDTPEAVNLNPSALAFLPSWGLAYVHADTAEGGQRRGNGDGFYAASPLFFGFAAGLAVDSIRPTLGVPENAERTMVSLALAWGLQDALSVGAALRFLASGDVRFDGVTTLDLSASWRPVDWLALSFLARDVVGPRLGGTLESVPRSFLLGAALRPFGSRVLSLDFAGALDEDGRVGARAAAEATVPYVGRLIAAAELSRLDGPDPAVRVTGGVAVDWGQVGVGGGVAVGDGLEAAPGWYASARLEGAQREGLPRGSYVLDVELGGLGARGIVYVVRRLERALHDERVRGVYLRPRGSGIGLAYAQEIRMLVDQLREAGKPVVCHLDDAAGSEWYACAGADRILLDPAGGVRLTGVSSELMHFGEVLRDLGVRADFVRIGAWKSATEQFLNDAQTAPARAQTESILDLAYRRLVFDAAGDQEMSRADLRALIDRGPLLPQQALDAGVVHALADENDLDDELREAFGGSFPRERGAPWEVPERWGHRPQIGVVVIDGTMVDGENVDIPLLGLHFSGGRTVSRAIDRLAADPSVRAIVIRVDSGGGSVMAADQIYRAISRARRRKPVIASLGAVAASGGYYVASACHEIWADPSTITGSIGIWFGKVDFAPLGEEIGVSLEQVGRGQHAGATSLYRAFTPEERHALSGNVREWYRMFLRRVARGRGMRVAEVDAVGRGRIWMGDQAIDNGLVDHLGGVGSALAAARRAAGVGPEVGIRLEPDRPATLLDYALSLLGIGASPIDPVALETQDAVLARVAPELRATVSAATTLRLLGSGSAMALMPNAVVPR from the coding sequence GTGCGTCTCCTCGCCTTCCTCCTCGCTTGCTCGCTCCCCTCCACCGCGCTCGCGCAGTGGGACCGGGAGACGTCCCCGGTCGACCTGCCGGGCTACTCGGTCACCACGCCGGACACGCCGGAGGCGGTGAATCTGAACCCGAGCGCGCTGGCGTTCCTGCCCTCGTGGGGGCTCGCCTACGTGCACGCGGACACCGCCGAGGGCGGACAGCGGCGCGGCAACGGAGATGGCTTCTACGCCGCGTCGCCGCTCTTCTTCGGGTTCGCGGCGGGGCTCGCGGTCGACTCGATCCGGCCCACCCTGGGCGTGCCCGAGAACGCGGAGCGCACGATGGTGTCGCTCGCGCTCGCGTGGGGGCTGCAAGACGCGCTGAGCGTGGGCGCCGCGCTGCGCTTCCTCGCGTCGGGCGACGTGCGCTTCGACGGGGTGACCACGCTCGATCTGTCGGCGAGCTGGCGCCCGGTCGACTGGCTCGCGCTGAGCTTCCTCGCGCGCGACGTCGTGGGGCCGCGGCTCGGCGGGACGCTCGAGAGCGTGCCGCGCTCGTTCTTGCTCGGGGCGGCCCTGCGCCCCTTCGGCAGCCGCGTCCTGTCGCTGGACTTCGCGGGCGCGCTGGACGAAGACGGGCGCGTCGGCGCCCGCGCCGCCGCGGAGGCCACGGTGCCCTACGTGGGGCGGCTCATCGCGGCCGCGGAGCTGTCGCGCCTGGACGGCCCCGACCCCGCCGTGCGGGTGACGGGCGGCGTCGCGGTCGACTGGGGTCAGGTCGGCGTGGGCGGCGGCGTCGCGGTGGGTGACGGCCTCGAGGCGGCGCCCGGCTGGTACGCGTCGGCGCGCCTCGAGGGCGCCCAGCGCGAGGGCCTTCCGCGAGGGAGCTACGTGCTGGACGTGGAGCTGGGCGGGCTCGGCGCGCGCGGCATCGTCTACGTGGTCCGTCGGCTCGAGCGCGCCCTCCATGACGAGCGCGTGCGCGGCGTGTACCTGCGGCCGCGCGGGAGCGGCATCGGGCTCGCCTACGCGCAGGAGATCCGGATGCTGGTCGATCAGCTGCGCGAGGCGGGCAAGCCCGTCGTCTGCCACCTCGACGACGCGGCGGGGAGCGAGTGGTACGCCTGCGCGGGCGCGGACCGCATCCTGCTCGATCCCGCGGGGGGCGTCCGGCTGACCGGCGTGTCGAGCGAGCTGATGCACTTCGGTGAGGTGCTGCGAGATCTCGGGGTGCGGGCCGACTTCGTGCGCATCGGCGCCTGGAAGAGCGCCACGGAGCAGTTCCTCAACGACGCGCAGACCGCGCCGGCCCGCGCGCAGACCGAGTCGATCCTCGACCTCGCCTACCGTCGGCTGGTCTTCGACGCGGCCGGCGACCAGGAGATGTCTCGCGCCGATCTCCGCGCGCTCATCGATCGCGGCCCGCTGTTGCCGCAACAGGCCCTCGACGCCGGCGTCGTGCACGCGCTGGCCGACGAGAACGACCTCGACGACGAGCTCCGAGAGGCGTTCGGGGGCTCCTTTCCCCGGGAGCGAGGCGCGCCGTGGGAGGTCCCCGAGCGCTGGGGGCACCGGCCGCAGATCGGCGTCGTCGTGATCGACGGCACCATGGTCGACGGGGAGAACGTCGACATCCCCCTGCTCGGACTGCACTTCAGCGGTGGGCGCACCGTCTCGCGCGCCATCGATCGACTCGCGGCCGATCCGTCCGTGCGGGCGATCGTGATCCGGGTGGACTCGGGGGGCGGCTCCGTCATGGCCGCCGATCAGATCTACCGCGCGATCTCGCGAGCGCGGCGGCGCAAGCCGGTCATCGCCTCGCTCGGCGCGGTGGCCGCGAGCGGGGGCTACTACGTCGCCTCGGCCTGCCACGAGATCTGGGCCGACCCGTCCACGATCACCGGCTCCATCGGGATCTGGTTCGGCAAGGTCGACTTCGCGCCGCTCGGCGAGGAGATCGGCGTAAGCCTCGAGCAGGTGGGCCGAGGCCAGCACGCCGGCGCGACCTCGCTCTACCGCGCCTTCACCCCGGAGGAGCGGCACGCGCTCTCGGGGAACGTGCGCGAGTGGTACCGCATGTTCCTGCGCCGGGTGGCCCGCGGGCGCGGCATGCGCGTCGCCGAGGTCGACGCGGTCGGGCGCGGGCGGATCTGGATGGGGGATCAGGCCATCGACAATGGGCTGGTGGACCACCTGGGCGGGGTCGGCTCGGCGCTCGCGGCGGCCCGCCGCGCGGCGGGCGTGGGCCCCGAGGTGGGCATTCGCCTCGAGCCGGACCGGCCGGCCACCCTGCTCGACTACGCGCTGAGCCTCCTCGGCATCGGCGCCTCCCCGATCGATCCCGTCGCGCTCGAGACCCAGGACGCCGTGCTCGCGCGGGTGGCCCCCGAGCTGCGCGCGACGGTCTCGGCGGCCACGACCCTCCGCCTGCTGGGGAGCGGCTCGGCGATGGCGCTGATGCCCAACGCCGTCGTCCCTCGCTGA